From Campylobacter upsaliensis, the proteins below share one genomic window:
- a CDS encoding low molecular weight protein-tyrosine-phosphatase has product MKKIIFVCLGNICRSPMAEFVMKDLLEKEGREGEFKISSAGTSGEHNGENMHQGTKNKLNAKNIKAKNFTSKKLTQKMCDENELIIVMDSMNLRNVKRCYQNVELKLKKMTDFAKNLGYDEVPDPWYSGDFDETYEIISCACKNLIKEL; this is encoded by the coding sequence ATGAAAAAAATTATTTTTGTATGCTTGGGAAATATTTGTCGTTCCCCTATGGCTGAATTTGTGATGAAGGATTTGTTAGAAAAAGAGGGCAGGGAGGGCGAATTTAAAATTTCGAGTGCTGGCACTTCGGGGGAGCATAATGGCGAGAATATGCATCAAGGCACGAAAAATAAGCTTAATGCTAAAAATATCAAAGCCAAGAATTTCACTAGCAAAAAATTAACGCAAAAAATGTGCGATGAAAATGAGCTAATTATCGTTATGGATAGTATGAATTTGCGAAATGTGAAGCGTTGTTATCAAAATGTGGAATTGAAACTCAAAAAAATGACAGATTTTGCTAAAAATTTAGGCTATGATGAGGTGCCTGACCCTTGGTATAGTGGGGATTTTGACGAAACTTATGAGATCATTTCTTGTGCTTGTAAAAATTTAATCAAGGAGCTTTAA
- a CDS encoding thermonuclease family protein — protein sequence MLFALFLQNLTQNDESFEARVVRVIDGDTLDILSIRGQERVRIYGIDAPELKQEFGSKSKAYLQQLVLNQNLTIFYKDKDRYDRIVARITLKGEDVGRRLVSEGYAWAYWTKNYELEQIKAKEQKKGLWKAKNPKEPSKWRKANQ from the coding sequence GTGCTATTTGCACTTTTTTTGCAAAATTTAACTCAAAATGATGAAAGCTTTGAAGCTAGAGTTGTGAGGGTAATTGATGGGGATACTTTAGATATTTTAAGCATTAGGGGACAAGAGAGGGTGCGAATTTATGGTATTGACGCACCTGAATTAAAGCAGGAATTTGGCTCTAAGTCAAAAGCTTATTTGCAACAACTTGTTTTAAATCAAAACCTTACAATTTTTTATAAAGATAAAGATAGATATGATAGAATAGTCGCTCGTATCACACTAAAAGGCGAAGATGTGGGGAGGCGTTTGGTAAGTGAGGGCTATGCTTGGGCTTATTGGACTAAGAATTATGAATTAGAGCAAATAAAAGCCAAAGAGCAAAAAAAGGGTCTTTGGAAAGCTAAAAATCCTAAAGAGCCATCTAAATGGCGTAAGGCAAATCAATAA
- a CDS encoding RNA degradosome polyphosphate kinase, with the protein MQTQPSMFLNRELSWLRFNSRVLDQCSRDLPVLERLKFIAIYCTNLDEFYMIRVAGLKQLFSAGVNASSSDEMSPLTQLKEIRKYLHEEKKLLEKYFHQIINELSSENLFIKSYEELSGELKAKCDEYFFSNIFPVIVPIAVDATHPFPHLNNLSFSLAVKICDKSNPELIKFGMIRIPRILPRFYEVNSNTYVPIESIVKQHAQEIFPGFKLLASTAFRVTRNADIIIEEEEADDFMLILEQGLKLRRKGAFVRLQIEENADTQILEFLHTHTKIFHKDVYEYSTLLNLPSLWQIVGNKAFAHLLSPLYTPKTLPPFDENLSIFEAIDKEDVLIIQPFESFDPVYKFIKEASDDPDVISIRITLYRVEKNSNIVQALIDAASEGKQVTVMVELKARFDEENNLHWAKALENAGAHVIYGITGFKVHAKVSQVIRKNGDKLKFYMHLSTGNYNASSAKIYTDVSYFTSRTEFAKDTTSFFHILSGFSKNRRLESLAMSPNQIKEQILKMIKLESEKGSEGVIIAKMNSLVDADVIGALYEASCKGVQIDLIVRGICCLRPHTEYSKNIRVRSIVGKYLEHARIFYFKHSSPNYFISSADWMPRNLERRLELMTPIYDERSKTKLAQFLKLELNDNALTYELKEDGEYHKLTPKEKDKIIDSQQTLEEIVSKIYKTIQKENDESRATHLASKLFKEN; encoded by the coding sequence ATGCAAACTCAACCTAGTATGTTTTTAAACAGAGAGCTTTCTTGGCTTCGCTTTAATTCTCGTGTTTTAGATCAATGTAGCAGAGATTTACCTGTGCTTGAAAGGCTTAAATTTATAGCCATTTACTGCACAAATTTAGATGAGTTTTATATGATAAGAGTGGCGGGACTTAAGCAACTTTTTAGTGCGGGAGTCAATGCAAGCAGCAGTGATGAAATGTCTCCTTTAACGCAGCTTAAAGAAATTCGTAAATATCTGCACGAAGAAAAAAAGCTTTTGGAAAAATATTTTCATCAAATTATTAATGAACTTTCAAGTGAGAATTTGTTTATCAAATCTTACGAAGAACTTAGTGGCGAACTAAAAGCTAAATGCGATGAGTATTTTTTCTCAAATATCTTCCCCGTTATCGTGCCTATCGCCGTGGATGCGACTCACCCCTTTCCGCACCTTAACAATCTTTCTTTTTCTTTGGCGGTTAAAATTTGTGATAAATCTAATCCTGAGCTGATTAAATTCGGCATGATACGCATTCCTAGAATTTTACCTCGCTTTTATGAGGTCAATTCCAACACCTATGTCCCCATAGAAAGCATAGTTAAACAACACGCACAAGAAATTTTCCCGGGCTTTAAGCTTCTTGCTTCGACTGCCTTTAGGGTTACAAGAAATGCTGACATTATCATAGAGGAAGAAGAGGCTGATGATTTTATGCTTATTTTAGAGCAAGGACTTAAACTGCGTAGAAAAGGGGCTTTTGTGCGTCTTCAAATCGAAGAAAACGCCGATACACAGATTTTAGAATTTCTTCACACTCACACGAAAATTTTTCATAAAGATGTGTATGAATACTCCACCTTGCTTAATCTCCCATCCCTTTGGCAAATCGTAGGAAATAAGGCTTTTGCGCATCTTTTAAGCCCTCTTTACACGCCAAAAACCTTGCCGCCTTTTGATGAGAATTTATCCATTTTTGAAGCCATTGATAAAGAAGATGTTTTGATAATCCAACCTTTTGAAAGCTTTGATCCTGTTTATAAATTCATAAAAGAGGCAAGTGATGATCCTGATGTGATTTCTATAAGAATCACCCTTTATAGAGTAGAAAAAAATTCAAACATCGTCCAAGCTCTAATAGACGCCGCTAGTGAGGGTAAGCAAGTAACCGTAATGGTCGAGCTAAAAGCACGCTTTGATGAAGAAAATAACCTCCACTGGGCTAAAGCCTTAGAAAATGCTGGTGCGCATGTCATTTATGGAATCACAGGTTTTAAGGTGCATGCTAAGGTTTCTCAAGTGATTCGAAAAAATGGGGATAAGCTTAAATTTTATATGCATCTTAGCACAGGTAATTATAATGCCTCAAGTGCAAAAATTTACACCGATGTGAGCTATTTTACCTCAAGAACGGAATTTGCTAAAGATACGACAAGCTTTTTTCACATACTTTCAGGCTTTAGTAAAAATCGCCGTCTAGAAAGCCTTGCAATGAGTCCCAATCAAATCAAAGAACAAATTTTAAAAATGATAAAGCTTGAAAGCGAGAAGGGGAGTGAAGGAGTTATCATCGCTAAAATGAATTCGCTAGTTGATGCTGATGTCATCGGTGCCTTATATGAAGCCTCTTGTAAAGGAGTGCAAATCGATCTAATCGTGCGTGGAATTTGCTGCCTTCGTCCCCATACAGAATATAGCAAAAATATACGCGTTAGAAGCATAGTGGGTAAATATTTAGAGCATGCTAGAATTTTTTATTTTAAACATAGTAGTCCAAATTATTTTATCTCAAGTGCAGATTGGATGCCTAGAAATTTGGAAAGAAGACTTGAGCTTATGACGCCTATTTATGATGAGCGTTCCAAAACCAAACTTGCACAATTTTTAAAGCTAGAGCTTAATGACAATGCCCTAACCTACGAGCTTAAAGAAGATGGAGAATATCACAAACTTACGCCAAAAGAAAAAGATAAAATCATCGATTCTCAACAAACCCTAGAAGAAATTGTGAGTAAAATTTACAAAACCATACAAAAAGAAAATGATGAAAGTAGAGCAACTCACCTAGCTTCCAAACTTTTCAAGGAGAATTAA